One window of the Salvelinus fontinalis isolate EN_2023a chromosome 2, ASM2944872v1, whole genome shotgun sequence genome contains the following:
- the LOC129815177 gene encoding protocadherin gamma-C5-like yields MWIPIGIMLIPLRTLWMLFLLWNTIEAQTRYTIPEELNVGSVVGNIAMDLGLGISEISERKLRIASEGGKQYFSVDLGKGELVVSERIDRENLCGQSVSCMLPLEAIVQNPLQLHRVEIELQDINDNFPVFQNNQNILNIAESTLTGVKFRLESAQDPDVGSNSICSYTLSKNDHFVLKVKISKDGTKVPELALEKMLDREHIPAHSLILTAIDCGTPARSGTTKITVRVLDQNDNAPVFEKSLYGLKLLENTLIGTVVLTVKAVDLDEGGNGEITYSFEPHNPESLQNLFSIDSQTGELAITGELDFETGRYLKFDVLATDNGPLTMQGLCTVEVDVVDVNDNVPDVILKSEPTPVREDAPIGTVVALLSAKDIDFGHNGIVTLSLPPGVPFKLKQSVSNNYALVTESILDRESYPDYTIEIMAADAGSPPLSSKKMIHVRVLDVNDNSPMFSQTSYTVYVRENNAAGSIMCSVSATDPDIGENAKISYSILDSKVQDVSVSSYIYINSDNGSIYSMHSFDYEKLKVFQIQVQAKDHGSPSLSSNVTVHVFILDQNDNAPAVIYPSAVMASVSHQKIPRSAKAGHLATKISAVDADSGHNALISYRLTEATDSSLFSVSLYTGEVRCKRAVSEQDDSSQRLLIEIKDNGEPVQSTTVTVNIMLEDGLHEPISEYRQKKAEPSRRNSKIIVYLIISLASVSVLSFLTFLILVVKCVRNSRSSSSCCIRRADSDGYKNPNRNLQIQLNTDGPIKYVEVLGGDLLSQSQSFRSCLSPMSEFSDFTLVKPSSTIDFKEMINVLDASLPDSAWTFESQQVSP; encoded by the coding sequence ATGTGGATTCCTATCGGAATAATGTTGATTCCTTTGCGGACGCTTTGGATGTTATTTCTCTTGTGGAATACAATAGAGGCGCAGACACGGTATACCATTCCCGAGGAACTAAATGTGGGATCCGTTGTTGGGAACATAGCGATGGATCTGGGTTTGGGAATCTCTGAGATATCTGAACGAAAACTGAGGATAGCCTCGGAGGGTGGTAAGCAGTATTTCAGCGTGGATTTGGGAAAAGGCGAGCTCGTTGTCAGtgagagaatagacagagagaaTCTGTGTGGACAAAGCGTCAGCTGTATGTTGCCTTTAGAGGCTATAGTACAAAACCCACTACAGCTCCATCGTGTTGAAATTGAGTTACAGGATATAAATGAcaattttccagtttttcaaaaCAATCAAAATATTCTAAATATTGCCGAGTCTACATTGACAGGTGTAAAATTTCGTTTAGAATCTGCACAAGACCCCGACGTGGGCTCAAATTCCATATGTTCCTACACGCTAAGTAAAAACGACCATTTTGTTTTAAAAGTAAAAATTAGCAAGGATGGAACCAAAGTCCCCGAGTTGGCTTTGGAAAAAATGTTGGACAGAGAACACATACCAGCACACAGTCTAATTCTGACAGCAATAGATTGTGGAACTCCAGCCCGGTCAGGCACAACAAAAATCACTGTTCGGGTGTTGGACCAAAACGATAATGCACCTGTTTTTGAAAAATCTTTATATGGCTTGAAATTGCTGGAAAACACCCTTATCGGTACTGTAGTTTTGACTGTCAAAGCTGTAGATCTTGACGAAGGTGGCAATGGCGAAATAACGTATTCATTTGAACCACATAATCCTGAATCACTTCAGAATCTGTTTTCTATTGACTCACAAACGGGAGAGCTCGCCATTACGGGTGAATTAGATTTTGAAACGGGACGCTATTTGAAATTTGATGTTCTTGCTACAGACAATGGCCCGCTAACTATGCAGGGACTGTGCACTGTTGAGGTAGATGTCGTGGATGTGAACGACAATGTTCCTGATGTTATTTTGAAATCTGAACCTACCCCGGTTAGGGAGGACGCACCTATTGGAACTGTTGTGGCTCTGCTAAGCGCCAAGGACATAGACTTTGGACATAATGGGATAGTCACTCTAAGTTTACCACCAGGCGTACCTTTTAAATTAAAACAATCAGTGTCCAATAATTATGCTTTAGTTACCGAATCCATTTTGGATCGAGAATCATATCCGGATTACACCATTGAGATAATGGCAGCCGATGCTGGATCACCTCCTCTTTCATCCAAAAAGATGATTCATGTCCGTGTTCTTGACGTCAATGACAATTCTCCAATGTTTTCCCAAACATCTTACACTGTTTATGTCAGAGAGAACAATGCTGCTGGATCAATAATGTGTTCAGTGTCCGCTACAGATCCAGATATTGGAGAAAATGCCAAGATCTCCTATTCTATATTAGACTCTAAAGTACAAGACGTGTCAGTCTCCTCCTATATTTACATAAACTCAGATAACGGCAGCATCTACAGCATGCACTCGTTTGACTATGAGAAACTGAAGGTGTTTCAGATTCAGGTGCAGGCAAAGGACCACGGCTCTCCGTCTCTGAGCAGCAACGTCACGGTTCATGTTTTTATCCTGGACCAGAACGACAATGCCCCGGCTGTTATTTACCCCTCCGCTGTCATGGCCTCTGTCTCCCATCAGAAGATTCCCCGGTCCGCTAAAGCAGGCCACCTCGCCACTAAGATATCGGCAGTGGACGCAGACTCGGGCCACAACGCCTTGATTTCCTATAGGCTGACGGAGGCCACAGACTCATCTCTGTTCAGTGTTAGTCTTTACACAGGTGAGGTGAGATGTAAACGTGCTGTTTCAGAGCAGGATGACTCCTCTCAGAGGCTGCTTATAGAGATAAAGGACAATGGGGAGCCGGTCCAGTCCACCACAGTCACAGTCAATATAATGTTAGAAGACGGGCTACACGAACCCATCTCGGAATACCGCCAGAAAAAAGCAGAGCCCAGCAGGAGAAACAGTAAAATCATCGTTTATTTGATCATCTCTCTGGCCTCAGTGTCCGTCTTGTCTTTTTTGACTTTTCTCATCTTAGTGGTGAAGTGCGTTAGAAACAGTAGGAGCAGCTCGAGTTGCTGTATCAGACGAGCTGACTCTGACGGATACAAGAATCCCAACAGAAACCTGCAGATCCAGCTCAACACTGATGGCCCTATTAagtatgtggaggtcctgggaggGGACCTGTTGTCTCAGAGCCAGTCGTTCAGGTCGTGTCTCTCTCCAATGTCAGAGTTCAGTGATTTCACCCTCGTTAAACCCAGCAGCACTATTGACTTTAAGGAAATGATAAACGTGCTTGACGCATCTTTACCTGACAGTGCGTGGACGTTCGAGAGCCAACAGGTGAGCCCATAG